A part of Nocardioides sp. WS12 genomic DNA contains:
- a CDS encoding MFS transporter has product MTSTPTTTSIEASPAVSHARPVLAILALAVGGFTIGTTEFMTMGVLPEVAEGVDVSVPTAGHIISAYAIGVVVGVPILAFFGAALPRRAMLVWLMAAYGAFNLLSAFAPNFEVLTVARFLDGLPHGAYFGVASLVAASLVTPERRGRAIASVMLGLSIANVVGVPLATFLGQQVGWRSTYLLGGLLALATMAMVLAAVPSVPGDSEASGRKEAREFFGSLQVWLTMAVGAVGFGGMFAVYSYIAKTVTDVGGLERGTVPVFVLALGLGMVVGTWLAGELAAWSVFRSLLLSGATGVVLMLVYYVAAPTGWGLLPVAFLVTATGSVLVVNLQLRLMDVAGGAVTLGAAMNHAALNIANALGAWLGGLVIAAGYGYRAPALVGAGLAAVGVAILLVSAVAHRRAGTVPAA; this is encoded by the coding sequence GTGACTTCCACGCCGACGACGACCTCCATCGAGGCCAGCCCGGCGGTGTCCCACGCTCGACCCGTGCTGGCGATCCTGGCGCTCGCGGTCGGCGGTTTCACCATCGGCACCACCGAGTTCATGACCATGGGCGTGCTGCCCGAGGTGGCCGAGGGCGTCGACGTGTCCGTGCCGACGGCCGGCCACATCATCTCCGCCTACGCGATCGGCGTCGTGGTCGGCGTACCGATCCTGGCGTTCTTCGGTGCGGCCCTGCCGCGTCGGGCGATGCTCGTCTGGCTGATGGCCGCGTACGGCGCCTTCAACCTGCTCAGCGCGTTCGCCCCGAACTTCGAGGTGCTCACGGTGGCCCGGTTCCTCGACGGCCTGCCGCACGGCGCCTACTTCGGAGTGGCGAGCCTGGTGGCCGCCAGCCTGGTCACGCCCGAACGCCGCGGCCGCGCCATCGCGAGCGTGATGCTCGGCCTCTCGATCGCCAACGTCGTCGGCGTCCCGCTGGCCACCTTCCTCGGCCAGCAGGTCGGCTGGCGGTCGACGTACCTCCTCGGTGGACTGCTCGCCCTGGCGACCATGGCGATGGTGCTGGCAGCGGTGCCGTCGGTGCCGGGCGACTCGGAGGCCAGCGGCCGCAAGGAAGCCCGGGAGTTCTTCGGCAGCCTCCAGGTCTGGCTCACGATGGCCGTCGGTGCCGTGGGCTTCGGTGGCATGTTCGCCGTCTACTCCTACATCGCCAAGACGGTCACCGACGTGGGCGGCCTCGAGCGCGGCACCGTCCCCGTGTTCGTGCTGGCGCTCGGCCTCGGCATGGTCGTCGGCACGTGGCTCGCCGGGGAGCTCGCGGCCTGGTCGGTGTTCCGCAGCCTGCTTCTCTCGGGAGCGACCGGCGTCGTCCTGATGCTCGTCTACTACGTCGCCGCGCCCACTGGCTGGGGCCTGCTGCCCGTCGCCTTCCTGGTCACGGCCACTGGCTCGGTGCTGGTGGTCAACCTGCAGCTGCGGCTGATGGACGTCGCCGGGGGAGCGGTCACGCTCGGTGCCGCCATGAACCACGCAGCGCTCAACATCGCCAACGCGCTGGGCGCCTGGCTCGGTGGCCTGGTCATCGCGGCCGGCTACGGCTATCGCGCCCCCGCGCTCGTCGGTGCGGGTCTGGCCGCCGTCGGCGTCGCGATCCTGCTGGTCTCTGCGGTAGCGCATCGGCGCGCTGGCACAGTGCCCGCCGCCTGA
- a CDS encoding SDR family oxidoreductase, with protein MSRSIAGLSVIVTGGARGIGRATVDRFARQGAKVAIGDLDLDLANEVAGAYGDNVVAARLDVTDVDSWTSFLAEVGHLGPWDVLVNNAGIMPLGSVLKETEGVARTIMDVNVHGVINGTKAVVPGMVDRGRGHVINVASAVGRVAVPHGATYSASKFAVVGFSEAIRQELAGDGIDVTVILPTVVQTELAAGVPAARGIKPVTADDVAEVIEAAVLKPKAEMWVPRWTQGLGKSTLALPRFVQDAMSRATRAGDVLSSADPAARAAYEERARRASGDVEE; from the coding sequence GTGTCCCGATCCATCGCCGGCCTGTCCGTCATCGTCACCGGAGGCGCGCGCGGCATCGGCCGTGCCACCGTCGACCGCTTCGCCCGCCAGGGCGCGAAGGTCGCGATCGGCGACCTCGACCTGGACCTGGCCAACGAGGTCGCCGGTGCGTACGGCGACAACGTGGTCGCCGCCCGCCTCGACGTCACCGACGTCGACTCCTGGACGAGCTTCCTCGCCGAGGTGGGTCACCTCGGCCCCTGGGACGTGCTGGTCAACAACGCCGGGATCATGCCGCTCGGGTCGGTCCTCAAGGAGACCGAGGGGGTTGCCCGCACGATCATGGACGTCAACGTCCATGGGGTGATCAACGGGACCAAGGCGGTCGTGCCGGGCATGGTCGATCGTGGCCGGGGCCACGTCATCAACGTCGCCTCGGCGGTCGGTCGGGTCGCCGTGCCCCACGGTGCGACCTACTCCGCCTCCAAGTTCGCCGTGGTCGGGTTCAGCGAGGCGATCCGCCAGGAGCTGGCAGGCGACGGCATCGATGTCACGGTGATCCTCCCGACCGTCGTACAGACCGAGCTCGCCGCCGGCGTGCCCGCGGCGCGGGGCATCAAGCCGGTCACCGCTGACGACGTCGCCGAGGTGATCGAGGCGGCGGTGCTCAAGCCGAAGGCCGAGATGTGGGTCCCGCGCTGGACCCAGGGGCTCGGCAAGTCGACGCTGGCGTTGCCGCGCTTCGTGCAGGACGCCATGTCACGCGCGACGAGAGCCGGCGACGTACTGAGCTCGGCCGACCCGGCAGCCAGGGCGGCCTATGAAGAGCGTGCGCGCCGCGCATCGGGCGACGTGGAGGAATAG
- a CDS encoding cytochrome P450: MTAGQMTREVPAVQRGDRGLPLLGRVTAYAKDPAALMQHQWDTYGPVSPFPFLGQTFVMLLGPDACEEALRNADKAFANGPAWGRLVGPFFGRGLMLLDFEEHHTHRRIMQEAFTRDRLASYVAPMHPAIARGIEAWEVGTDFRCYPALKQLTLDIAADTFMGGASDTSPDEMDRVNRAFIDCVQAASGVVRARVPFTRWGRAYRGRAVLEDFLRHYLPAKRTERTADLLSVLCHIETDDGERFSDDDVVNHMIFLMMAAHDTSTITTSTMLQYLGQHPEWQQRCRAESLALGDEPTLAELEQLTALDLVMKECLRLRAPVPMLARSTVKDTVVQGVRIPAGTQVAVGLQLSHLMADLWSDPTRFDPDRFGPERREDKSHRYAWSPFAGGVHKCIGLHFAGAEVKAILHRLLRTHRWSVDPDYVAPLDNHSLPFPKDGQPINLVRL, encoded by the coding sequence ATGACCGCAGGACAGATGACGCGCGAGGTCCCGGCTGTCCAGCGCGGAGACCGCGGACTGCCACTGCTGGGTCGGGTCACCGCCTACGCGAAGGACCCTGCGGCGCTCATGCAGCACCAGTGGGACACCTACGGACCGGTGTCGCCGTTCCCCTTCCTGGGACAGACCTTCGTGATGCTGCTCGGGCCGGACGCCTGCGAGGAGGCGCTGCGCAACGCCGACAAGGCGTTCGCCAACGGACCGGCCTGGGGACGGCTCGTCGGGCCCTTCTTTGGCCGCGGCCTGATGCTGCTCGACTTCGAGGAGCACCACACCCACCGGCGGATCATGCAGGAGGCCTTCACTCGCGATCGCCTGGCGTCGTACGTCGCGCCGATGCATCCCGCCATCGCTCGGGGCATCGAGGCGTGGGAGGTCGGAACGGACTTTCGTTGCTACCCGGCCCTGAAGCAACTCACCCTCGACATCGCAGCCGACACCTTCATGGGCGGAGCCAGCGACACGTCGCCCGACGAGATGGATCGCGTGAACCGCGCGTTCATCGACTGCGTCCAGGCCGCGTCGGGGGTGGTCCGGGCCCGGGTGCCGTTCACCCGGTGGGGACGGGCATACCGCGGCCGGGCCGTGCTCGAGGATTTCCTGCGGCACTACCTGCCCGCGAAGCGGACCGAACGCACGGCTGACCTGTTGTCCGTGCTGTGCCACATCGAGACCGATGACGGCGAGCGCTTCAGCGACGACGACGTCGTCAACCACATGATCTTCCTGATGATGGCCGCCCACGACACGTCGACGATCACCACGTCGACGATGCTGCAGTACCTCGGCCAGCACCCGGAGTGGCAGCAGCGATGCCGGGCGGAGTCGCTGGCACTGGGGGACGAGCCGACCCTGGCTGAGCTCGAGCAGCTGACGGCGCTCGACCTGGTGATGAAGGAATGCCTTCGACTGCGCGCCCCGGTCCCCATGCTCGCGCGGAGCACGGTCAAGGACACCGTCGTCCAGGGCGTCCGCATCCCTGCAGGCACGCAGGTTGCAGTCGGGCTCCAATTGTCGCACCTGATGGCGGATCTGTGGAGCGACCCCACCCGCTTCGACCCTGACCGGTTCGGCCCGGAGCGCCGCGAGGACAAGTCGCACCGCTACGCCTGGTCGCCGTTCGCGGGCGGAGTCCACAAGTGCATCGGGCTCCACTTCGCGGGCGCGGAGGTCAAGGCGATCCTGCACCGGCTGCTGCGCACCCATCGCTGGAGCGTCGATCCCGACTACGTCGCGCCCCTCGACAACCACTCGCTGCCGTTCCCGAAGGACGGCCAACCGATCAACCTCGTCCGTCTCTGA
- a CDS encoding TetR/AcrR family transcriptional regulator, whose amino-acid sequence MSAQDRAAERRVRLLDATLSVWADREARTTMTAVCAAAGLSERYFYESFTGLDEAQHAVLEAVATEIETTALAAAEAAGDEPGRRIRAAVAAFVDLLLADPRKGRVAIIEAGAMPALRSRRTELLRHFARLAAEQAHEMHGQRRHEDELAGLLFIGGVAEVVTAWLDGALDASAEELVETASRGFLGLYA is encoded by the coding sequence GTGAGCGCGCAGGACCGTGCCGCCGAGCGACGGGTGCGCCTGCTCGACGCGACTCTCTCCGTGTGGGCCGACCGGGAGGCGCGGACCACCATGACGGCGGTCTGCGCCGCGGCCGGCTTGTCGGAGCGGTACTTCTACGAGAGCTTCACCGGTCTCGACGAGGCCCAGCACGCCGTCCTCGAAGCCGTCGCCACCGAGATCGAGACGACGGCCCTCGCGGCCGCCGAGGCGGCCGGCGACGAACCCGGTCGGCGGATCCGGGCCGCGGTCGCCGCGTTCGTCGACCTGCTACTCGCCGATCCGCGCAAGGGTCGGGTCGCCATCATCGAGGCCGGCGCGATGCCGGCCCTCCGTTCCCGGCGGACCGAACTGCTCCGCCACTTCGCCCGCCTGGCCGCCGAACAGGCCCACGAGATGCACGGCCAGCGCCGACACGAGGACGAACTGGCCGGACTGCTCTTCATCGGCGGCGTCGCCGAGGTCGTCACGGCGTGGCTGGACGGTGCACTGGACGCGTCGGCCGAGGAACTGGTCGAGACCGCGAGTCGCGGGTTCCTCGGGCTCTACGCCTGA
- a CDS encoding ABC transporter ATP-binding protein, translating into MTTTLTRAAAPAADVSVDPARRVDWRRMRGRAAGYAVTAVAIGALAQALGTVVAGRLADHPTGDLVAWLALLVVGAALIDTSGRIVWAGVVDRAEGRLRGDLLSAALQQPLEHLTEQAVGEVLDRVDDDTHEVGTLLRQQIWMAMRTAFGAVPMWIVAGVTWWPAAILFPVVGAVTVWVMKPSLIQISRLKVIEEAAWTDHAAALEEGIAGRDDLRTSRGQAFAVRRLAALSADVHEKFRRVLMVEAKLAIKVGLLLHGLLVAVAVSGVALVSHGDLDLARLVTLFLVTTIFVGQINNLAHQLPDIQAGLGAVLRLRQLLGVEAEPVGGEPVPTGALDLRIRGLDFSYAEGTFGLRDVDLVVEAGHTLALVGRTGSGKSTLASLLSRAVDPPPGTIFLGGIDITTLDLHELRRRVGVVTQRTEILAGTLAENIALFSDTPREEIEAAVDELGLADWVDGLPEGLDTLLGPGGTRLSAGEEQLVAFARLLVRHVQVVVLDEATARMDPVTESRVVAAADRLIKGRTGVLVAHRLGTIERAEMVAVLDHGRVIQQGMRTALADVEGPFRRLVTASAMTDPYDSPVPEESLDGDPATAVGGRRRTGPPPERPPVGPGPTLTRGTWHAMWVRPMWGIYSVLLFLGGSIFAPLGAITGLLWGLVVQRLAAGQTPTVTTGLLVAGLLVAPILLADAFRRYPRWWIEVMLRVRMSVLVGQIRTHRLPRTPPGEVVARSMDADRFARYSDRWVDFVNGILIAFITMIAGGTWLAGAVLLAVMTSSALASSLGRPIAGRSAARSSTARAGFGRALVSAVESARTVKLAGRTPDVHAHLRKVDSGRVEAAVFEHRVQAFLDGVPIVMVQVGVVTAWALFWLDVWGLATALLVATAVNGFDWFGRVAGAVVTEAPGVRAWQRATSRFAGGRDLMALPEGIDLVTGAAPAPVEPARVPLERLELSGVSALHDDGTIGVAGVDLVVERGELVLLVGQVGSGKSSLLSALAGLIDHTGAVRWNGEQVTDPEVFLRPGQVGHVAQVPRVLSGTFSDNVRLGHDRAFDRPVQAARLTQDVEEAGGADAVVGHRGVRLSGGQVQRLALARALAADTELLLADDVSSALDAATEVELWVALRERHTTVIGATSKRAALTQADRVVVLVDGEVAAVGPWAELAYDWGHLAG; encoded by the coding sequence GTGACGACGACGTTGACCCGGGCCGCTGCGCCCGCCGCAGACGTCAGCGTCGACCCCGCGCGCCGCGTCGACTGGCGACGGATGCGCGGTCGGGCTGCCGGCTACGCCGTGACTGCCGTCGCCATCGGTGCGCTCGCCCAGGCGCTCGGCACGGTGGTGGCCGGACGGCTCGCCGACCACCCGACCGGAGACCTCGTCGCGTGGCTCGCCCTGCTCGTGGTCGGCGCCGCGCTGATCGACACGTCCGGCCGGATCGTCTGGGCCGGGGTGGTCGACCGCGCTGAGGGACGCCTGCGCGGTGACCTGTTGAGCGCCGCTCTCCAGCAACCCCTGGAACACCTGACCGAGCAGGCCGTCGGCGAGGTCCTGGACCGCGTCGACGACGACACCCACGAGGTCGGCACCCTGCTGCGCCAGCAGATCTGGATGGCCATGCGCACCGCGTTCGGTGCCGTGCCCATGTGGATCGTCGCGGGCGTGACGTGGTGGCCGGCGGCCATCCTGTTCCCCGTCGTCGGCGCCGTGACCGTGTGGGTGATGAAACCCTCGCTGATCCAGATCTCCCGGCTGAAGGTGATCGAGGAGGCCGCGTGGACCGACCACGCCGCGGCACTCGAGGAGGGCATCGCGGGGCGCGACGACCTGCGGACGAGTCGTGGCCAGGCCTTCGCCGTACGACGGCTGGCGGCGCTGTCGGCGGACGTGCACGAGAAGTTCCGGCGAGTGTTGATGGTCGAGGCGAAGCTCGCGATCAAGGTCGGGCTCCTGCTCCACGGACTGCTGGTGGCCGTCGCCGTCTCGGGCGTCGCGCTGGTCAGCCACGGCGACCTGGACCTGGCCCGCCTGGTCACCCTGTTCCTCGTCACCACGATCTTCGTCGGCCAGATCAACAACCTCGCCCACCAGCTCCCGGACATCCAGGCTGGACTCGGCGCCGTGCTGCGGCTGCGCCAGTTGCTGGGCGTCGAGGCCGAGCCGGTCGGCGGCGAGCCCGTGCCCACCGGCGCCCTCGACCTGCGCATCCGGGGCCTCGACTTCTCCTACGCTGAGGGCACCTTCGGCCTGCGCGACGTCGACCTGGTGGTCGAGGCCGGACACACCCTCGCGCTCGTCGGTCGCACGGGCTCGGGCAAGTCGACGCTCGCTTCGCTGCTCTCGCGTGCGGTCGACCCGCCGCCCGGCACCATCTTCCTCGGCGGCATCGACATCACGACCCTCGATCTCCACGAGCTGCGGCGTCGCGTCGGCGTCGTCACCCAGCGCACCGAGATCCTCGCCGGGACGCTCGCCGAGAACATCGCCCTGTTCTCCGACACTCCTCGCGAGGAGATCGAGGCAGCGGTCGACGAACTCGGCCTCGCCGACTGGGTCGACGGACTGCCCGAGGGTCTTGACACCCTGCTCGGTCCGGGCGGTACGCGCCTGTCGGCCGGCGAGGAACAGCTCGTTGCCTTCGCACGGCTGCTGGTCCGCCACGTGCAGGTCGTCGTGCTCGACGAGGCGACCGCCCGGATGGACCCGGTCACCGAGAGCCGGGTCGTCGCTGCGGCCGACCGCCTGATCAAGGGGCGCACCGGTGTCCTCGTCGCGCACCGCCTCGGCACCATCGAGCGCGCCGAGATGGTCGCCGTGCTCGACCACGGCCGCGTGATCCAGCAGGGGATGCGTACGGCGCTGGCCGACGTCGAGGGGCCGTTCCGTCGCCTCGTCACCGCCAGCGCCATGACCGATCCCTACGACAGCCCCGTGCCCGAGGAGTCGCTGGACGGCGACCCCGCTACGGCGGTGGGTGGGCGTCGTCGTACAGGGCCACCGCCGGAACGGCCGCCCGTCGGCCCCGGTCCGACGCTGACCCGTGGCACGTGGCACGCCATGTGGGTGCGGCCGATGTGGGGCATCTACTCCGTGCTGCTGTTCCTCGGCGGCAGCATCTTCGCGCCGCTCGGTGCGATCACCGGCCTGCTCTGGGGCCTGGTCGTCCAGCGGCTCGCCGCGGGGCAGACGCCGACCGTGACAACGGGCCTGCTGGTGGCCGGCTTGCTGGTCGCGCCGATCCTGCTCGCCGACGCCTTCCGTCGCTATCCGCGCTGGTGGATCGAGGTGATGCTGCGCGTACGGATGTCGGTGCTGGTCGGCCAGATCCGCACCCACCGCCTGCCGCGCACGCCACCCGGTGAGGTCGTTGCCCGTTCGATGGACGCCGACCGCTTCGCGCGCTACTCCGACCGCTGGGTCGACTTCGTCAACGGCATCCTGATCGCGTTCATCACGATGATCGCCGGTGGTACCTGGCTGGCCGGTGCGGTGCTGCTCGCCGTGATGACCTCGAGCGCCCTCGCCTCGTCGCTCGGCCGCCCGATCGCCGGTCGGTCCGCTGCCCGGTCCTCGACCGCACGCGCGGGCTTCGGTCGGGCGCTGGTGTCCGCCGTCGAGTCGGCGCGCACCGTCAAGCTCGCCGGCCGCACGCCCGACGTCCACGCGCACCTGCGCAAGGTCGACAGCGGCCGGGTCGAGGCGGCGGTCTTCGAGCACCGCGTGCAGGCCTTCCTCGACGGCGTGCCGATCGTGATGGTGCAGGTCGGCGTCGTCACCGCCTGGGCGCTGTTCTGGCTCGACGTGTGGGGGCTCGCGACCGCCCTGCTGGTGGCCACCGCGGTCAACGGCTTCGACTGGTTCGGCCGGGTGGCCGGTGCGGTCGTGACCGAAGCGCCCGGTGTCCGCGCCTGGCAGCGCGCGACCAGCCGGTTCGCCGGCGGACGTGACCTGATGGCGCTGCCCGAGGGCATCGACCTGGTGACCGGTGCGGCCCCCGCGCCGGTCGAACCCGCTCGGGTGCCCCTCGAGCGACTCGAACTGAGCGGCGTCTCCGCCCTGCACGACGACGGCACCATCGGTGTCGCCGGCGTCGACCTCGTCGTCGAACGCGGTGAACTGGTCCTCCTGGTGGGCCAGGTCGGCTCGGGCAAGTCCAGCCTGCTCTCCGCACTGGCCGGTCTGATCGACCACACCGGTGCCGTGCGCTGGAACGGCGAGCAGGTCACCGACCCGGAGGTGTTCCTGCGTCCGGGGCAGGTCGGCCACGTCGCCCAGGTCCCGCGGGTGCTGTCCGGCACCTTCTCCGACAACGTCCGCCTGGGCCACGACCGTGCGTTCGACCGCCCGGTCCAGGCTGCCCGACTGACGCAGGACGTGGAGGAGGCCGGTGGGGCCGACGCGGTCGTCGGTCACCGTGGCGTGCGACTGTCCGGTGGCCAGGTCCAGCGCCTGGCGCTGGCCCGCGCCCTGGCAGCCGACACCGAACTGCTGCTCGCCGACGACGTGTCCAGCGCGCTGGATGCCGCCACCGAGGTCGAACTCTGGGTGGCCCTGCGTGAGCGGCACACCACGGTCATCGGCGCGACGTCGAAGCGGGCCGCGCTCACGCAGGCGGATCGGGTCGTCGTACTCGTCGACGGTGAAGTCGCGGCCGTCGGTCCCTGGGCCGAGCTCGCGTACGACTGGGGCCACCTCGCCGGGTGA
- a CDS encoding NADP-dependent isocitrate dehydrogenase, translating to MSSIIYTHTDEAPLLATYSFLPIVEAYAAKAGVAFETRDISVAARILAQFGLADDALTELGELAKTPEANIIKLPNVSASIPQLKGAIKELQSQGFDIPDYPEAPSTDEEKGTRAKYDKIKGSAVNPVLREGNSDRRAPASVKSYAKKHPHTNKPFPDGSKTNVATMKDNDFAHNEKSVTLAQDDTLSIVLETSAGDSIVLKEGLKVLAGEIVDGTKMEAAHLQAFLANALAKAKADDVLFSVHLKATMMKVSDPIIFGHVVKTYFADVFAQYGADLAAAGLSANDGLGAILSGLDALPNGAEIKAAFDAALASGPRLSYTNSDKGITNLHVPSDVIVDASMPALVRNGGRLWGSDGGEDDTLAVIPDSSYAGVYQAVLDDVKRNGPLNPATIGTVPNVGLMAQAAEEYGSHDKTFEIAQAGTVRVLNAAGDVLIEHDVEAGDIWRACQTKDIPVQDWVKLAVTRARASSTPAIFWLNESRAHDVEIIKKVRTYLADHDTDGLEIQVLSPELACTYSLERLRKGEDTISVTGNVLRDYNTDLFPILELGTSAKMLSVVPLIAGGGLFETGAGGSAPKHVEQLVNENYLRWDSLGEFFALVPSLEKYAEQADAPAAQILADALDRATGTFLDEDRSPGRKLGTTDNRGSHFYLALYWAEEIAVQTEDADLAALFKQLAETLRANEDTIAAELIAVQGKPADIGGYYRPDAEKTTAVMRPSATLNEALAAF from the coding sequence ATGTCGAGCATCATCTACACCCACACCGACGAGGCGCCGCTGCTCGCGACGTACTCCTTCCTTCCGATCGTCGAGGCGTACGCAGCCAAGGCAGGTGTCGCGTTCGAGACGCGTGACATCTCCGTGGCCGCGCGGATCCTCGCCCAGTTCGGCCTCGCCGACGACGCGCTGACCGAGCTCGGTGAGCTCGCCAAGACGCCCGAGGCCAACATCATCAAGCTCCCCAACGTCTCCGCCTCGATCCCGCAGCTCAAGGGCGCGATCAAGGAACTGCAGAGCCAGGGCTTCGACATCCCGGACTACCCCGAGGCGCCCTCGACCGACGAGGAGAAGGGGACCCGCGCCAAGTACGACAAGATCAAGGGTTCCGCGGTCAACCCGGTCCTGCGCGAGGGCAACTCCGACCGTCGTGCGCCCGCGTCGGTGAAGAGCTACGCGAAGAAGCACCCGCACACGAACAAGCCCTTCCCGGACGGCTCGAAGACCAACGTGGCGACCATGAAGGACAACGACTTCGCCCACAACGAGAAGTCCGTGACCCTCGCCCAGGACGACACCCTCTCGATCGTCCTGGAGACCTCGGCCGGCGACAGCATCGTGCTCAAGGAGGGCCTCAAGGTCCTCGCCGGCGAGATCGTCGACGGCACCAAGATGGAGGCCGCGCACCTGCAGGCCTTCCTCGCCAACGCGCTCGCCAAGGCGAAGGCCGACGACGTGCTGTTCTCGGTGCACCTCAAGGCCACGATGATGAAGGTCTCGGACCCGATCATCTTCGGCCACGTCGTGAAGACCTACTTCGCTGACGTCTTCGCACAGTACGGCGCCGACCTGGCCGCCGCGGGCCTGTCGGCCAACGACGGTCTCGGTGCCATCCTGTCCGGCCTGGACGCGCTCCCGAACGGCGCCGAGATCAAGGCCGCGTTCGACGCCGCCCTGGCCTCGGGCCCGCGCCTGTCCTACACGAACTCCGACAAGGGCATCACGAACCTGCACGTGCCCTCCGACGTCATCGTCGACGCCTCGATGCCCGCGCTGGTCCGCAACGGCGGCCGCCTGTGGGGCTCCGACGGCGGCGAGGACGACACCCTCGCGGTCATCCCCGACTCGTCGTACGCCGGCGTCTACCAGGCTGTACTCGACGACGTGAAGCGCAACGGCCCGCTCAACCCGGCCACCATCGGCACCGTCCCCAACGTGGGCCTGATGGCCCAGGCGGCCGAGGAGTACGGCTCGCACGACAAGACTTTCGAGATCGCCCAGGCCGGGACCGTCCGCGTCCTCAACGCCGCTGGCGACGTGCTGATCGAGCACGACGTCGAGGCCGGCGACATCTGGCGCGCCTGCCAGACCAAGGACATCCCGGTCCAGGACTGGGTGAAGCTCGCGGTCACGCGTGCCCGCGCGTCCTCGACCCCCGCGATCTTCTGGCTCAACGAGTCGCGCGCCCACGACGTCGAGATCATCAAGAAGGTCCGCACCTACCTTGCTGACCACGACACCGACGGCCTCGAGATCCAGGTCCTCTCGCCCGAGCTCGCGTGCACGTACTCCCTCGAGCGCCTGCGCAAGGGTGAGGACACCATCTCGGTGACCGGCAACGTGCTGCGTGACTACAACACCGACCTGTTCCCGATCCTCGAGCTCGGTACGTCGGCCAAGATGCTCTCGGTCGTCCCGCTGATCGCGGGCGGTGGCCTCTTCGAGACCGGTGCCGGTGGCTCCGCGCCCAAGCACGTCGAGCAGCTCGTCAACGAGAACTACCTGCGCTGGGACTCCCTCGGTGAGTTCTTCGCCCTGGTGCCTTCGCTGGAGAAGTACGCCGAGCAGGCCGACGCTCCGGCCGCGCAGATCCTCGCCGACGCGCTCGACCGCGCCACGGGCACCTTCCTCGACGAGGACCGTTCGCCGGGTCGCAAGCTCGGCACCACGGACAACCGCGGCTCGCACTTCTACCTCGCCCTCTACTGGGCCGAGGAGATTGCTGTGCAGACCGAGGACGCCGATCTGGCGGCGCTGTTCAAGCAGCTCGCCGAGACCCTGCGTGCCAACGAGGACACGATCGCGGCCGAGCTGATCGCGGTCCAGGGCAAGCCGGCCGACATCGGTGGCTACTACCGCCCCGACGCCGAGAAGACCACCGCGGTGATGCGTCCGAGCGCGACGCTGAACGAGGCGCTGGCTGCGTTCTGA
- a CDS encoding MIP family channel protein produces MTDVAMADAAVEAPPTTVHKLLAEFIGTFALVLIGCGVAVVNGGEIVQTGLAFGLTVTLMAYAFGRISGGHFNPAVSVGAALGGRTSWGDAILYIGAQIAGGIAGALVLMILLLGLDDFEVFNSDYALGTNGFSAGSYDYAWWAAFLIEVIFTFLFVLVILAVTDKRNAANAMLAPLAIGVTLAVIHFMLIPLTGTSLNPARSIGPAIFSGGDWLVQLWPFIPAPLIGGAVAGLLYPLLFGHGEDPVPGSGLNFGSGGSSNPAFTQQWNQGQVAPGAPAEQPIIQDGWQWDPASQQWIPAQPAAPAAPAAPQAGGWAPPASDQTQVRPPQ; encoded by the coding sequence ATGACTGACGTAGCCATGGCCGACGCAGCCGTCGAAGCCCCGCCCACCACGGTCCACAAGCTGCTGGCCGAGTTCATCGGCACCTTCGCGCTCGTCCTGATCGGCTGCGGTGTCGCCGTGGTCAATGGCGGCGAGATCGTCCAGACCGGTCTGGCCTTCGGCCTGACCGTGACCCTGATGGCCTACGCCTTCGGACGCATCTCCGGCGGCCACTTCAACCCCGCTGTCTCCGTGGGTGCCGCGCTCGGCGGTCGTACCTCGTGGGGCGACGCGATCCTCTACATCGGCGCCCAGATCGCCGGCGGTATCGCTGGCGCGCTGGTCCTGATGATCCTGCTCCTCGGGCTCGACGACTTCGAGGTGTTCAACAGCGACTACGCACTCGGCACGAACGGCTTCAGCGCCGGTTCGTACGACTACGCGTGGTGGGCTGCGTTCCTCATCGAGGTCATCTTCACGTTCCTCTTCGTCCTCGTCATCCTCGCCGTCACCGACAAGCGCAACGCCGCCAACGCCATGCTGGCGCCGCTGGCCATCGGCGTGACCCTCGCGGTCATCCACTTCATGCTGATCCCGCTCACCGGCACCTCGCTCAACCCGGCCCGCTCGATCGGCCCGGCCATCTTCAGCGGCGGCGACTGGCTCGTCCAGCTCTGGCCGTTCATTCCCGCCCCGCTCATCGGTGGCGCGGTCGCTGGCCTGCTCTACCCGCTGCTCTTCGGCCACGGCGAGGACCCGGTCCCCGGATCGGGCCTGAACTTCGGCAGTGGCGGTTCGTCCAACCCGGCGTTCACGCAGCAGTGGAACCAGGGCCAGGTCGCCCCGGGTGCGCCGGCCGAGCAGCCGATCATCCAGGACGGCTGGCAGTGGGACCCCGCTTCGCAGCAGTGGATCCCGGCGCAGCCCGCGGCCCCGGCCGCACCCGCAGCACCGCAGGCTGGCGGCTGGGCACCCCCCGCCAGCGACCAGACGCAGGTGCGTCCGCCGCAGTAA